The genomic window GTCGCCCACATGTGCACGGTGCGTGGCTCATCCCGGCGCTGTCGCTCGAGATCTCGATCACCAATGCGCGTGAGTCCGCCGCGCGTGACGCGGCGGCGATCGCGCAGGGGGTGCCATCGCGCGCGCTGATGCAGGGCGCCGGGGCGGCGGCGGCGGGGGAAATCGCGCGGCGGTTCGGCGACGCGCTCGCGCACGGCGTGGTCGTGCACGCCGGCCCCGGCAACAACGGAGGCGACGGGTGGGTGGTTGCGCGCTGCCTCGCCGCGTGCGGCGTGCAGGTGCACGTCGCGGCGGCGGTGGAGCCGGCGACCGACGATGCCCGGGCCGAGCGCGCGCTCGCGCAGCCGGTGGTGGACGCGGCGCGCCCGCCTAACGCGCGAGTGGTCGTCGACGCGCTGCTCGGCACCGGCGCCGGCGGCGCGCCGCGGGGCGCGATCGCCGACGCCGTTCGCGACATCGCCGCGGCGCGTGCCGCGGGTGCATCGGTGGTCGCGCTCGACCTGCCGACCGGCGTGCACGCCGACGCGGGGCACGCCCAAGGCGCCGTGCGCGCGGACCTCACGCTCACGTTCGGCACGATGAAGCGCGGACTGCTCATCGCGCGAGGCAACGCGGGGCGGATCGTGCTGCTCGACATCGGGCTGCCGCGCGGCGACGCCGGCACGCCGACGCTCGTGACGCCGGCGTGGGTCGCTCGCACCGTTCCGCCGATTCCCGCCGACGCGCACAAGGGCGTGCGGCGCAAACTGGTCATCGTGGGCGGTCAGTTAGGCATGGCGGGCGCCGCGATCTTCGCCGCGCGGGCGGCGATGCGCTCGGGCATCGGCATGGTGCGCGTCGTGGTGGCGCGCGAGTGCGTGCCG from Gemmatimonadaceae bacterium includes these protein-coding regions:
- a CDS encoding NAD(P)H-hydrate dehydratase codes for the protein MHGAWLIPALSLEISITNARESAARDAAAIAQGVPSRALMQGAGAAAAGEIARRFGDALAHGVVVHAGPGNNGGDGWVVARCLAACGVQVHVAAAVEPATDDARAERALAQPVVDAARPPNARVVVDALLGTGAGGAPRGAIADAVRDIAAARAAGASVVALDLPTGVHADAGHAQGAVRADLTLTFGTMKRGLLIARGNAGRIVLLDIGLPRGDAGTPTLVTPAWVARTVPPIPADAHKGVRRKLVIVGGQLGMAGAAIFAARAAMRSGIGMVRVVVARECVPIVQAAAPHAIARAWPGEQPEDVDDAINRWADGVLIGPGLGDSPQSRALVERVLRAWRGPVVVDADGLNVFKGEASTLGALLAGRPALLTPHAMELARLSGADPQQVLARRFEIGGELARVAHAAVLLKGVPTVVADESARRLVSAAGTPALAAAGSGDLLAGIAATLLTQLGDGLGAGAAAAWVHGRAAELASAGRGPRGVTLDDVERAIGAVWPDLGDTPAACYPVLCELPAIADS